One part of the Arabidopsis thaliana chromosome 1 sequence genome encodes these proteins:
- a CDS encoding Protein kinase superfamily protein encodes MSYMPTSCLVLFFLLFLFHPLPWALSKEDLGWCEALFQCGNNTAGFPFWGGNRAKPCGHPLLELRCLNNITSLNISNHEYNVFHIDQTSNTLRLARTDLLGSFCSAEFNTPTFPREIFKLFPTYKSLTVLYNCDPKLSYRSSYTCPDLGLFSMSQSLDYQNSCQDSFKVNVPTSFVPEEKEMNLTHLESALRKGFEVKLVIDEIPCQECSSSRGICGFNSTTQICCNVTSLSGGVTCVPQHQPSADELRRRCSERFSCGNQRNLYYPFWIPGREYCGHPDFKLDCSGGFAELNIASVNFRILNMSYDSSNKRLARSDYLNDLCPPNPLNDEPLIETVLQFSADTELLTLYYDCQLNSSATSPFPSSYFGELGCDEGRSYYVTRNLSSPLLDRFRGVLNNLREMCKRKVSVPASGPALNTLQTNPNSNNLKMALEHGFELQDNSNCSMCVLSGGSCGYNQNSSLFVCYCKDGPQDNQCDINLDDIIGNRIVAIIIGIFVALCTIGGFIAFLVLLCPCCKVRIFRNRKTSDDRRQEKLKALIPLKHYTYAQVKRMTKSFAEVVGRGGFGIVYRGTLCDGRMVAVKVLKESKGNNSEDFINEVSSMSQTSHVNIVSLLGFCSEGSRRAIIYEFLENGSLDKFISEKTSVILDLTALYGIALGVARGLEYLHYGCKTRIVHFDIKPQNVLLDDNLSPKVSDFGLAKLCEKKESVMSLMDTRGTIGYIAPEMISRVYGSVSHKSDVYSYGMLVFEMIGARKKERFGQNSANGSSMYFPEWIYKDLEKADNGDLEHIEIGISSEEEEIAKKMTLVGLWCIQSSPSDRPPMNKVVEMMEGSLDALEVPPRPVLQQIHVGPLLESSWITEESSSISEIENRNLQVCEKILS; translated from the exons ATGTCCTATATGCCTACTTCTTGTCTGgtcttgttcttcctcttaTTCTTATTCCACCCTCTTCCTTGGGCCCTAAGTAAAGAAGACCTAGGGTGGTGTGAGGCTCTGTTTCAGTGTGGTAACAACACTGCTGGTTTTCCCTTCTGGGGTGGGAATCGTGCCAAACCTTGCGGTCATCCGTTGCTGGAGCTTCGCTGCCTCAATAACATCACCTCTCTAAACATCTCAAACCATGAGTACAACGTTTTTCATATAGATCAAACATCTAATACTCTTAGACTTGCTAGAACAGACCTTCTAGGTTCTTTTTGTTCCGCTGAATTCAATACCCCAACTTTCCCCCGCGAAATCTTTAAGCTATTCCCAACTTATAAGAGCCTCACCGTTTTATATAACTGTGATCCAAAGCTATCTTACCGCTCAAGTTATACATGTCCTGATCTAGGTCTTTTCTCTATGTCTCAAAGCCTTGATTACCAAAATTCCTGCCAAGACAGTTTCAAAGTTAACGTTCCAACTAGTTTTGTTCCagaggagaaagagatgaatctGACCCATTTGGAAAGTGCTCTaagaaaaggttttgaagTGAAGCTGGTGATCGATGAGATACCGTGTCAAGAATGTTCATCCAGTCGTGGAATCTGTGGTTTCAACAGTACCACACAGATATGCTGCAACGTAACCTCACTTTCTGGTGGAGTTACTTGCGTACCACAACATCAACCTAGCG CTGATGAGCTTAGGCGCCGCTGTAGTGAACGGTTTAGCTGCGGCAATCAGAGAAATCTCTATTACCCCTTTTGGATACCTGGTCGAGAATATTGTGGCCACCCTGACTTCAAGCTTGACTGTAGCGGAGGATTCGCAGAGCTTAACATAGCCTCCGTGAATTTCAGAATCTTAAATATGAGTTATGACTCTTCTAACAAAAGACTTGCCAGATCAGACTATCTCAACGATCTTTGTCCCCCAAACCCACTAAATGATGAGCCTCTCATCGAAACAGTCCTTCAATTCAGTGCTGACACAGAGTTGCTAACATTATATTACGACTGCCAACTTAATTCATCTGCTACTTCTCCTTTTCCTAGTAGCTACTTTGGAGAGCTTGGTTGTGATGAGGGAAGAAGTTACTATGTAACGAGAAACCTCTCATCTCCTTTACTTGACAGGTTTAGAGGAGTTTTAAACAACTTAAGAGAAATGTGCAAAAGAAAAGTCAGTGTTCCTGCGTCTGGACCGGCGTTAAACACACTTCAGacaaatccaaattcaaaCAATCTAAAGATGGCTCTTGAACATGGTTTTGAGCTTCAAGATAACTCAAATTGTTCTATGTGTGTTTTGTCTGGCGGTTCTTGTGGATATAATCAGAACTCAAGTTTGTTTGTATGTTATTGTAAAGATGGGCCGCAAGATAACCAATGCGATATAAACCTAGATG ATATTATCGGGAATCGAATAG TGGCTATTATCATCGGCATTTTCGTAG CTTTGTGTACAATAGGAGGTTTCATTGCTTTCCTTGTATTATTGTGCCCTTGTTGCAAAGTCCGAATTTTCCGGAATAGAAAAACATCAGATGATCGGAGACAAGAGAAGCTAAAGGCCCTTATTCCACTCAAACATTATACTTATGCACAAGTAAAGAGAATGACAAAGTCATTTGCGGAAGTGGTTGGGAGAGGCGGGTTTGGAATAGTTTATAGAGGAACTCTTTGTGATGGCCGTATGGTTGCGGTGAAGGTCTTGAAAGAATCAAAGGGTAATAATAGCGAAGACTTTATAAATGAAGTTTCTAGCATGAGCCAAACATCTCATGTCAacattgtttctcttcttggATTCTGCTCTGAAGGTTCAAGAAGAgctattatatatgaatttttggaGAATGGGTCACTCGATAAGTTCATCTCGGAAAAGACTTCAGTGATTTTGGACTTGACGGCACTGTATGGGATCGCGCTAGGCGTTGCTCGTGGTCTAGAGTACTTGCATTATGGCTGCAAAACGAGGATTGTGCATTTCGACATTAAACCTCAAAACGTTTTGTTGGATGATAATCTTTCCCCGAAAGTTTCTGATTTCGGACTTGCTAAACTATGcgagaagaaagagagtgtCATGTCATTGATGGATACAAGAGGTACAATAGGATACATTGCACCAGAGATGATCTCTCGAGTTTATGGGAGTGTTTCTCACAAGTCAGATGTGTATAGCTACGGAATGTTGGTCTTCGAAATGATAGGTGCAAGGAAGAAAGAACGATTTGGTCAAAACTCTGCGAACGGAAGTTCAATGTACTTTCCAGAATGGATATATAAGGATCTTGAGAAGGCAGACAATGGGGATCTTGAGCATATCGAGATTGGAATCAGCAGCGAGGAAGAGGAGATAGCAAAGAAGATGACATTGGTGGGTTTGTGGTGTATTCAGTCTTCCCCATCAGATCGTCCACCGATGAACAAAGTTGTAGAGATGATGGAAGGAAGTTTGGATGCTCTTGAAGTTCCACCTAGACCTGTTTTGCAGCAAATTCATGTAGGACctcttcttgaatcttcttgGATTACTGAGGAAAGTTCAAGCATCTCCGAGATTGAAAATAGGAATCTTCAAGTTTGTGAAAAAATATTGTCTTGA
- a CDS encoding Protein kinase superfamily protein (Protein kinase superfamily protein; FUNCTIONS IN: protein serine/threonine kinase activity, protein kinase activity, kinase activity, ATP binding; INVOLVED IN: protein amino acid phosphorylation; LOCATED IN: endomembrane system; CONTAINS InterPro DOMAIN/s: Protein kinase, ATP binding site (InterPro:IPR017441), Protein kinase, catalytic domain (InterPro:IPR000719), Serine-threonine/tyrosine-protein kinase (InterPro:IPR001245), Protein kinase-like domain (InterPro:IPR011009), Serine/threonine-protein kinase, active site (InterPro:IPR008271); BEST Arabidopsis thaliana protein match is: Protein kinase superfamily protein (TAIR:AT1G66910.1); Has 113279 Blast hits to 111685 proteins in 4334 species: Archae - 179; Bacteria - 12475; Metazoa - 42104; Fungi - 9581; Plants - 32516; Viruses - 285; Other Eukaryotes - 16139 (source: NCBI BLink).): MYYLPSSCLVLFLFFSLFYHLPCASSKQTLGWCESQFQCGNITAGFPFWGGNRPEVCGHPLLELHCLDNITSLTISDHLYHVLSINHTYNTLRVARTDFLQSICLSPFPFANATLPPEIFDILPTYKSVTLYRCYPVIPDLARYGCPAIGSVSVSDNLENPVSCEARFTVNIPTSFVPNEKRLNITSLVRDVRNGFEVRLRIDENSCQECSSSHKYCGFTGTLPLETKCRPLNLPTPTIAGVSLLPFLVLTLVVHIIRKQKTSNDKGQQDLKEHIPKPRIKALIQLKQYSYEQVKRITNSFAEVVGRGGFGIVYRGTLSDGRMVAVKVLKDLKGNNGEDFINEVASMSQTSHVNIVTLLGFCSEGYKRAIIYEFMENGSLDKFISSKKSSTMDWRELYGIALGVARGLEYLHHGCRTRIVHFDIKPQNVLLDDNLSPKVSDFGLAKLCERKESILSLMDTRGTIGYIAPEVFSRVYGSVSHKSDVYSYGMLVLDIIGARNKTSTEDTTSSTSSMYFPEWIYKDLEKGDNGRLIVNRSEEDEIAKKMTLVGLWCIQPWPLDRPAMNRVVEMMEGNLDALEVPPRPVLQCSVVPHLDSSWISEENSISSEI, translated from the exons ATGTACTATCTCCCCAGTTCTTGTTTGGtcttgttcctcttcttctctttattttacCATCTTCCTTGTGCTTCAAGTAAACAAACACTTGGATGGTGCGAATCTCAGTTTCAGTGTGGAAACATCACTGCCGGTTTTCCCTTCTGGGGAGGGAATCGTCCCGAAGTTTGCGGTCATCCATTGCTGGAGCTTCACTGCCTTGATAACATCACCTCTTTAACCATCTCAGACCATTTGTACCATGTTCTTAGTATAAATCATACATATAACACTCTAAGAGTTGCCAGAACAGACTTTTTACAGTCCATTTGCCTCTCTCCATTCCCATTCGCCAACGCGACTTTGCCACCAGAAATATTCGATATTTTGCCAACCTACAAGAGCGTCACACTCTACCGTTGCTACCCTGTTATTCCTGACCTTGCAAGGTACGGATGTCCTGCGATAGGTTCGGTCTCAGTGTCTGACAACCTTGAAAATCCTGTTAGCTGCGAAGCCCGTTTCACCGTGAACATTCCTACGAGTTTCGTTCCAAACGAGAAAAGGTTGAATATAACAAGTTTGGTAAGGGATGTAAGAAATGGATTTGAGGTGAGGTTGAGAATCGATGAAAATTCGTGTCAAGAATGTTCATCTTCTCATAAATATTGCGGCTTTACCGGAACCTTACCATTAGAAACTAAATGCCGGCCACTCAATCTACCAACTC CTACAATAGCAGGTGTTTCTCTACTTCCATTCTTGGTCTTAACATTGGTTGTCCATATTATCCGAAAgcaaaaaacttcaaatgatAAGGGTCAACAAGACCTCAAGGAACATATtccaaaaccaagaatcaaAGCACTTATTCAACTGAAGCAATATAGCTACGAACAAGTGAAGAGAATTACAAACTCATTCGCAGAAGTGGTGGGGCGAGGCGGATTCGGAATTGTCTATAGGGGAACCCTTTCTGATGGCCGTATGGTTGCAGTGAAGGTTTTGAAAGACTTAAAAGGTAATAATGGTGAAGACTTTATCAATGAAGTTGCAAGCATGAGCCAAACTTCACATGTCAACATTGTTACCCTCCTAGGATTCTGCTCTGAAGGTTACAAGAGAGCAATTATTTACGAATTTATGGAAAACGGGTCTCTTGATAAGTTCATCTCAAGCAAGAAGTCATCAACTATGGACTGGAGGGAACTATATGGGATCGCGTTAGGCGTTGCTCGTGGTCTAGAGTACTTACACCATGGTTGCAGAACAAGGATTGTACATTTCGACATAAAACCACAGAATGTACTCTTAGATGACAATCTTTCCCCGAAAGTATCAGACTTTGGCCTTGCTAAGCTATGCGAGAGGAAAGAAAGTATCTTGTCACTAATGGACACAAGAGGAACGATAGGGTACATTGCACCTGAAGTGTTTTCGAGAGTGTACGGTAGCGTCTCCCACAAGTCAGATGTGTATAGCTATGGAATGTTGGTTCTTGATATAATAGGAGCTAGGAACAAAACATCAACCGAGGACACTACATCTAGCACAAGCTCAATGTACTTTCCCGAATGGATATATAAGGATCTTGAGAAGGGAGACAATGGAAGGCTTATCGTGAATAGAagcgaagaagatgagataGCAAAGAAGATGACGTTGGTAGGTTTGTGGTGTATTCAGCCTTGGCCATTAGATCGCCCGGCGATGAACAGAGTGGTAGAGATGATGGAAGGAAACCTGGATGCTCTTGAAGTGCCTCCTAGGCCTGTTTTGCAATGCTCTGTAGTGCCTCATCTCGATTCTTCCTGGATTTCAGAGGAAAATTCAATCTCCTCTGAGATATGA
- a CDS encoding kinase-like protein (protein kinase-related; FUNCTIONS IN: molecular_function unknown; INVOLVED IN: biological_process unknown; LOCATED IN: endomembrane system; EXPRESSED IN: 22 plant structures; EXPRESSED DURING: 13 growth stages; BEST Arabidopsis thaliana protein match is: Protein kinase superfamily protein (TAIR:AT1G67000.1); Has 305 Blast hits to 263 proteins in 13 species: Archae - 0; Bacteria - 0; Metazoa - 4; Fungi - 0; Plants - 301; Viruses - 0; Other Eukaryotes - 0 (source: NCBI BLink).): MYHLPTSCLVIFFLLSLFHPLPCDSSNQGLGWCETLFQCGNITAGFPFSGGNRHKECGHPSLELHCNKNNITSLFISNQKYSVLRIDQTSNTLTLAKQNLLGSFCSSVFTNTTLPPETFELSRTYKSVTIFYQCSSVLPNLSSYTCPEIGPISVSESPEKYPESCRSSFTVKVPTSFDTKEKELNVTNLESVLRKGFEVTVVINENTCQECLSSLGRCHVFNENLTPGVKCRPPSDSEGSCGYNQTSSTFLCYCKDPYSLSCSSGKSNIRWIIGGVLILILIVSGIIVSLVFLCLCCRAKIVRKKKSSDALEVPPRPIKESPTLSEDIKART; encoded by the exons ATGTATCATCTTCCCACTTCTTGTCTAGTTATATTCTTCCTCCTCTCCTTATTTCACCCTCTTCCTTGTGATTCAAGTAATCAAGGACTTGGCTGGTGTGAGACTTTGTTTCAGTGCGGAAACATCACCGCTGGTTTCCCCTTCTCGGGTGGGAATCGTCATAAAGAATGCGGTCATCCATCGCTGGAGCTTCactgcaacaaaaacaacatcacCTCTTTATTCATCTCAAACCAAAAGTACTCTGTTCTCCGTATAGATCAAACATCTAACACTCTTACACTTGCCAAACAGAACCTTCTAGGTTCTTTTTGCTCCTCTGTATTCACAAACACAACCTTGCCTCCCGAAACTTTCGAGCTTTCACGGACCTACAAGAGCGTCACTATATTCTACCAATGCTCCTCTGTGCTTCCTAACCTTTCTAGCTATACATGTCCTGAGATAGGTCCCATCTCAGTGTCTGAAAGCCCTGAAAAATATCCTGAGAGCTGTCGTTCCAGTTTCACCGTGAAGGTTCCCACGAGTTTCgatacaaaagagaaagagttgaaTGTGACCAATTTGGAAAGTGTTTTAAGAAAAGGATTTGAGGTGACGGTGGTGATCAATGAGAATACATGTCAGGAATGTTTATCCTCTCTTGGAAGATGTCATGTCTTCAACGAAAACTTAACACCAGGAGTTAAATGTCGTCCACCAAGTG ACTCTGAGGGTTCTTGTGGATATAATCAGACCTCAAGTACGTTCCTCTGCTATTGTAAGGATCCGTATAGCCTATCATGCAGTTCGGGCA AATCTAATATTAGATGGATAATAG GTGGTGTGTTGATCTTGATACTCAtag TATCAGGTATTATTGTTTCCTTGGTGTTTCTTTGCCTATGTTGCCGAGCCAAGATtgtcagaaagaaaaaatcatcagATGCTCTTGAAGTCCCTCCTAGACCTATTAAAGAATCACCAACACTTTCAGAGGATATTAAAGCACGGACTTGA
- a CDS encoding Protein kinase superfamily protein (Protein kinase superfamily protein; FUNCTIONS IN: kinase activity; INVOLVED IN: protein amino acid phosphorylation; LOCATED IN: cellular_component unknown; EXPRESSED IN: root; CONTAINS InterPro DOMAIN/s: Protein kinase, ATP binding site (InterPro:IPR017441), Serine/threonine-protein kinase domain (InterPro:IPR002290), Serine-threonine/tyrosine-protein kinase (InterPro:IPR001245), Protein kinase-like domain (InterPro:IPR011009), Serine/threonine-protein kinase, active site (InterPro:IPR008271), Protein kinase, catalytic domain (InterPro:IPR000719), Tyrosine-protein kinase, catalytic domain (InterPro:IPR020635); BEST Arabidopsis thaliana protein match is: Protein kinase superfamily protein (TAIR:AT1G67000.1); Has 118196 Blast hits to 116542 proteins in 4529 species: Archae - 160; Bacteria - 13007; Metazoa - 44331; Fungi - 10242; Plants - 32970; Viruses - 385; Other Eukaryotes - 17101 (source: NCBI BLink).) produces MNLTHLESALRKGFEVKLVIDEIPCQECSSSRGICGFNSTTQICCNVTSLSGGVTCVPQHQPSADELRRRCSERFSCGNQRNLYYPFWIPGREYCGHPDFKLDCSGGFAELNIASVNFRILNMSYDSSNKRLARSDYLNDLCPPNPLNDEPLIETVLQFSADTELLTLYYDCQLNSSATSPFPSSYFGELGCDEGRSYYVTRNLSSPLLDRFRGVLNNLREMCKRKVSVPASGPALNTLQTNPNSNNLKMALEHGFELQDNSNCSMCVLSGGSCGYNQNSMAIIIGIFVALCTIGGFIAFLVLLCPCCKVRIFRNRKTSDDRRQEKLKALIPLKHYTYAQVKRMTKSFAEVVGRGGFGIVYRGTLCDGRMVAVKVLKESKGNNSEDFINEVSSMSQTSHVNIVSLLGFCSEGSRRAIIYEFLENGSLDKFISEKTSVILDLTALYGIALGVARGLEYLHYGCKTRIVHFDIKPQNVLLDDNLSPKVSDFGLAKLCEKKESVMSLMDTRGTIGYIAPEMISRVYGSVSHKSDVYSYGMLVFEMIGARKKERFGQNSANGSSMYFPEWIYKDLEKADNGDLEHIEIGISSEEEEIAKKMTLVGLWCIQSSPSDRPPMNKVVEMMEGSLDALEVPPRPVLQQIHVGPLLESSWITEESSSISEIENRNLQVCEKILS; encoded by the exons atgaatctGACCCATTTGGAAAGTGCTCTaagaaaaggttttgaagTGAAGCTGGTGATCGATGAGATACCGTGTCAAGAATGTTCATCCAGTCGTGGAATCTGTGGTTTCAACAGTACCACACAGATATGCTGCAACGTAACCTCACTTTCTGGTGGAGTTACTTGCGTACCACAACATCAACCTAGCG CTGATGAGCTTAGGCGCCGCTGTAGTGAACGGTTTAGCTGCGGCAATCAGAGAAATCTCTATTACCCCTTTTGGATACCTGGTCGAGAATATTGTGGCCACCCTGACTTCAAGCTTGACTGTAGCGGAGGATTCGCAGAGCTTAACATAGCCTCCGTGAATTTCAGAATCTTAAATATGAGTTATGACTCTTCTAACAAAAGACTTGCCAGATCAGACTATCTCAACGATCTTTGTCCCCCAAACCCACTAAATGATGAGCCTCTCATCGAAACAGTCCTTCAATTCAGTGCTGACACAGAGTTGCTAACATTATATTACGACTGCCAACTTAATTCATCTGCTACTTCTCCTTTTCCTAGTAGCTACTTTGGAGAGCTTGGTTGTGATGAGGGAAGAAGTTACTATGTAACGAGAAACCTCTCATCTCCTTTACTTGACAGGTTTAGAGGAGTTTTAAACAACTTAAGAGAAATGTGCAAAAGAAAAGTCAGTGTTCCTGCGTCTGGACCGGCGTTAAACACACTTCAGacaaatccaaattcaaaCAATCTAAAGATGGCTCTTGAACATGGTTTTGAGCTTCAAGATAACTCAAATTGTTCTATGTGTGTTTTGTCTGGCGGTTCTTGTGGATATAATCAGAACTCAA TGGCTATTATCATCGGCATTTTCGTAG CTTTGTGTACAATAGGAGGTTTCATTGCTTTCCTTGTATTATTGTGCCCTTGTTGCAAAGTCCGAATTTTCCGGAATAGAAAAACATCAGATGATCGGAGACAAGAGAAGCTAAAGGCCCTTATTCCACTCAAACATTATACTTATGCACAAGTAAAGAGAATGACAAAGTCATTTGCGGAAGTGGTTGGGAGAGGCGGGTTTGGAATAGTTTATAGAGGAACTCTTTGTGATGGCCGTATGGTTGCGGTGAAGGTCTTGAAAGAATCAAAGGGTAATAATAGCGAAGACTTTATAAATGAAGTTTCTAGCATGAGCCAAACATCTCATGTCAacattgtttctcttcttggATTCTGCTCTGAAGGTTCAAGAAGAgctattatatatgaatttttggaGAATGGGTCACTCGATAAGTTCATCTCGGAAAAGACTTCAGTGATTTTGGACTTGACGGCACTGTATGGGATCGCGCTAGGCGTTGCTCGTGGTCTAGAGTACTTGCATTATGGCTGCAAAACGAGGATTGTGCATTTCGACATTAAACCTCAAAACGTTTTGTTGGATGATAATCTTTCCCCGAAAGTTTCTGATTTCGGACTTGCTAAACTATGcgagaagaaagagagtgtCATGTCATTGATGGATACAAGAGGTACAATAGGATACATTGCACCAGAGATGATCTCTCGAGTTTATGGGAGTGTTTCTCACAAGTCAGATGTGTATAGCTACGGAATGTTGGTCTTCGAAATGATAGGTGCAAGGAAGAAAGAACGATTTGGTCAAAACTCTGCGAACGGAAGTTCAATGTACTTTCCAGAATGGATATATAAGGATCTTGAGAAGGCAGACAATGGGGATCTTGAGCATATCGAGATTGGAATCAGCAGCGAGGAAGAGGAGATAGCAAAGAAGATGACATTGGTGGGTTTGTGGTGTATTCAGTCTTCCCCATCAGATCGTCCACCGATGAACAAAGTTGTAGAGATGATGGAAGGAAGTTTGGATGCTCTTGAAGTTCCACCTAGACCTGTTTTGCAGCAAATTCATGTAGGACctcttcttgaatcttcttgGATTACTGAGGAAAGTTCAAGCATCTCCGAGATTGAAAATAGGAATCTTCAAGTTTGTGAAAAAATATTGTCTTGA
- a CDS encoding Protein kinase superfamily protein, with translation MNLTHLESALRKGFEVKLVIDEIPCQECSSSRGICGFNSTTQICCNVTSLSGGVTCVPQHQPSADELRRRCSERFSCGNQRNLYYPFWIPGREYCGHPDFKLDCSGGFAELNIASVNFRILNMSYDSSNKRLARSDYLNDLCPPNPLNDEPLIETVLQFSADTELLTLYYDCQLNSSATSPFPSSYFGELGCDEGRSYYVTRNLSSPLLDRFRGVLNNLREMCKRKVSVPASGPALNTLQTNPNSNNLKMALEHGFELQDNSNCSMCVLSGGSCGYNQNSMAIIIGIFVALCTIGGFIAFLVLLCPCCKVRIFRNRKTSDDRRQEKLKALIPLKHYTYAQVKRMTKSFAEVVGRGGFGIVYRGTLCDGRMVAVKVLKESKGSRRAIIYEFLENGSLDKFISEKTSVILDLTALYGIALGVARGLEYLHYGCKTRIVHFDIKPQNVLLDDNLSPKVSDFGLAKLCEKKESVMSLMDTRGTIGYIAPEMISRVYGSVSHKSDVYSYGMLVFEMIGARKKERFGQNSANGSSMYFPEWIYKDLEKADNGDLEHIEIGISSEEEEIAKKMTLVGLWCIQSSPSDRPPMNKVVEMMEGSLDALEVPPRPVLQQIHVGPLLESSWITEESSSISEIENRNLQVCEKILS, from the exons atgaatctGACCCATTTGGAAAGTGCTCTaagaaaaggttttgaagTGAAGCTGGTGATCGATGAGATACCGTGTCAAGAATGTTCATCCAGTCGTGGAATCTGTGGTTTCAACAGTACCACACAGATATGCTGCAACGTAACCTCACTTTCTGGTGGAGTTACTTGCGTACCACAACATCAACCTAGCG CTGATGAGCTTAGGCGCCGCTGTAGTGAACGGTTTAGCTGCGGCAATCAGAGAAATCTCTATTACCCCTTTTGGATACCTGGTCGAGAATATTGTGGCCACCCTGACTTCAAGCTTGACTGTAGCGGAGGATTCGCAGAGCTTAACATAGCCTCCGTGAATTTCAGAATCTTAAATATGAGTTATGACTCTTCTAACAAAAGACTTGCCAGATCAGACTATCTCAACGATCTTTGTCCCCCAAACCCACTAAATGATGAGCCTCTCATCGAAACAGTCCTTCAATTCAGTGCTGACACAGAGTTGCTAACATTATATTACGACTGCCAACTTAATTCATCTGCTACTTCTCCTTTTCCTAGTAGCTACTTTGGAGAGCTTGGTTGTGATGAGGGAAGAAGTTACTATGTAACGAGAAACCTCTCATCTCCTTTACTTGACAGGTTTAGAGGAGTTTTAAACAACTTAAGAGAAATGTGCAAAAGAAAAGTCAGTGTTCCTGCGTCTGGACCGGCGTTAAACACACTTCAGacaaatccaaattcaaaCAATCTAAAGATGGCTCTTGAACATGGTTTTGAGCTTCAAGATAACTCAAATTGTTCTATGTGTGTTTTGTCTGGCGGTTCTTGTGGATATAATCAGAACTCAA TGGCTATTATCATCGGCATTTTCGTAG CTTTGTGTACAATAGGAGGTTTCATTGCTTTCCTTGTATTATTGTGCCCTTGTTGCAAAGTCCGAATTTTCCGGAATAGAAAAACATCAGATGATCGGAGACAAGAGAAGCTAAAGGCCCTTATTCCACTCAAACATTATACTTATGCACAAGTAAAGAGAATGACAAAGTCATTTGCGGAAGTGGTTGGGAGAGGCGGGTTTGGAATAGTTTATAGAGGAACTCTTTGTGATGGCCGTATGGTTGCGGTGAAGGTCTTGAAAGAATCAAAGG GTTCAAGAAGAgctattatatatgaatttttggaGAATGGGTCACTCGATAAGTTCATCTCGGAAAAGACTTCAGTGATTTTGGACTTGACGGCACTGTATGGGATCGCGCTAGGCGTTGCTCGTGGTCTAGAGTACTTGCATTATGGCTGCAAAACGAGGATTGTGCATTTCGACATTAAACCTCAAAACGTTTTGTTGGATGATAATCTTTCCCCGAAAGTTTCTGATTTCGGACTTGCTAAACTATGcgagaagaaagagagtgtCATGTCATTGATGGATACAAGAGGTACAATAGGATACATTGCACCAGAGATGATCTCTCGAGTTTATGGGAGTGTTTCTCACAAGTCAGATGTGTATAGCTACGGAATGTTGGTCTTCGAAATGATAGGTGCAAGGAAGAAAGAACGATTTGGTCAAAACTCTGCGAACGGAAGTTCAATGTACTTTCCAGAATGGATATATAAGGATCTTGAGAAGGCAGACAATGGGGATCTTGAGCATATCGAGATTGGAATCAGCAGCGAGGAAGAGGAGATAGCAAAGAAGATGACATTGGTGGGTTTGTGGTGTATTCAGTCTTCCCCATCAGATCGTCCACCGATGAACAAAGTTGTAGAGATGATGGAAGGAAGTTTGGATGCTCTTGAAGTTCCACCTAGACCTGTTTTGCAGCAAATTCATGTAGGACctcttcttgaatcttcttgGATTACTGAGGAAAGTTCAAGCATCTCCGAGATTGAAAATAGGAATCTTCAAGTTTGTGAAAAAATATTGTCTTGA